The Leifsonia williamsii genome includes a region encoding these proteins:
- a CDS encoding helix-turn-helix transcriptional regulator codes for MRSPASSTAMIGRESDLEALRAELGEASAGSVDAGRPRAVVIGGEAGIGKSRLLGEFLAESEGSATVLLGRCVDLGSDGAPYAPFAAVLRRLIQQVGLDTVLRAAGPGAGVLSVLLPELADDSAVPARTGAERLYEVVTVLFETLSAERPLILAVEDVHWADGSTLELLRFIVRMTERGRVLVLLTYRSDEVSRGHPLRSYLAELERTRRVTRWELARLQRDQVAALIEHLQGGEPDLATVDRVYALSEGVPFFVEELVGIDGLDTGEELPETLRELLLARYERLGDGAQRLLRVLSAGGVCVEHDLLVAVYDGSPDELDAAAREAVVANVLTAEGTEYSFRHALVREAIHADLLPGERARFHTRYAEALEASPQRSAIQLSSHWLAAHDLRRAFLASVEAMDEARLSYAYATSAAMGDRVLEMWDGVPDAEQLAGRDRIAVIARTASALRNAGDNERALALVDVALADLRGISPARHARLLRDKAQYLSNLSRPGSAELLEEALAVVPPEAVADGDPLRPHLLTELAARFMIAARYDEAIAMAGQAIAEADHAPASLQSVAHNILGSSLTAAGRVEEGLAELDIAGRLADGDASALLRHAVNASDALNSVGRYEDAVRIAEAGAREARRRGVERTSGVMLSSNTAEPLLALGRLDRSAELLDAALALDAPPSFRAQLQRNKLWLTLWRGDVDRAEELLRRWRGSLRILGELEMQARLSIARITGEIALARGDAEQAWREAGGIGSEPFATIPGYDLPVLAVAARSLAERAVARRAAGAAGDLDAADALDVSAEALRLETVLAALGDWPTFPIWAPLVEAELASARAVAAASDTDHERRLALAVEAWSSAVDASRSPLAPAHLHPYVLLRAARAALAAGDRPAAERLAAASREEADRFGFGLIASAAAGLVAHRGTRAVAGAAGAAGAPLTEREEQVLALIEQGLSNKQIGERLFISAKTASVHVSSILRKVGASTRTEAVYRAARASR; via the coding sequence ATGCGATCACCGGCGTCGAGCACCGCGATGATCGGGCGGGAGTCCGATCTCGAGGCCCTGCGTGCCGAGCTGGGGGAGGCGTCGGCCGGCTCGGTCGACGCCGGCCGGCCCCGCGCCGTGGTGATCGGCGGGGAGGCGGGCATCGGCAAGTCGCGCCTCCTCGGTGAGTTCCTGGCCGAGTCGGAGGGGTCGGCCACCGTCCTGCTCGGGCGCTGCGTCGATCTCGGCAGCGACGGCGCTCCGTACGCGCCGTTCGCAGCCGTGCTGCGGCGGCTGATCCAGCAGGTCGGGCTCGACACCGTGCTGCGCGCGGCGGGCCCGGGAGCCGGCGTGCTGTCGGTTCTGCTTCCGGAGCTGGCCGACGACTCCGCGGTCCCCGCCCGCACCGGCGCCGAGCGGCTGTACGAGGTCGTGACGGTCCTCTTCGAGACGCTGTCGGCCGAGCGGCCGCTCATCCTCGCGGTCGAAGACGTGCACTGGGCAGACGGCTCCACGCTCGAACTGCTGCGGTTCATCGTGCGCATGACCGAGCGCGGCCGCGTGCTCGTGCTGCTCACCTACCGCAGCGACGAGGTCTCGCGCGGCCACCCGCTGCGCTCGTACCTGGCCGAGCTGGAGCGCACCCGCCGGGTCACCCGCTGGGAGCTGGCACGGTTGCAGCGCGACCAGGTCGCCGCGCTCATCGAGCACCTGCAGGGCGGCGAGCCCGACCTCGCGACGGTCGACCGCGTCTACGCGCTGAGCGAGGGCGTGCCGTTCTTCGTCGAGGAGCTGGTCGGCATCGACGGGCTCGACACCGGCGAGGAGCTGCCCGAGACGCTGCGCGAGCTGCTGCTCGCGCGCTACGAGCGTCTCGGTGACGGTGCCCAGCGGCTGCTGCGGGTTCTGTCGGCCGGCGGCGTGTGCGTCGAGCACGACCTCCTCGTCGCGGTGTACGACGGATCGCCCGACGAGCTCGACGCGGCGGCGCGGGAGGCCGTGGTCGCCAATGTGCTGACGGCCGAGGGGACCGAGTACTCGTTCCGGCACGCGCTCGTGCGCGAGGCCATCCACGCCGACCTGCTGCCGGGGGAGCGGGCGCGCTTCCACACCCGGTATGCGGAGGCGCTCGAGGCGAGCCCGCAGCGCTCCGCCATCCAGCTCTCCTCGCACTGGCTGGCCGCGCACGACCTCCGTCGGGCCTTCCTCGCCTCGGTGGAGGCCATGGACGAGGCCCGCCTGTCGTACGCGTACGCCACCTCCGCCGCGATGGGCGACCGCGTGCTCGAGATGTGGGACGGCGTCCCCGACGCCGAGCAGCTGGCCGGCCGTGACCGCATCGCGGTGATCGCGCGCACGGCCTCCGCGCTGCGCAACGCGGGCGACAACGAGCGGGCGCTCGCCCTGGTCGACGTCGCACTGGCCGACCTGCGCGGCATCTCGCCGGCACGGCACGCGCGGCTGCTGCGCGACAAGGCCCAGTACCTCTCCAACCTCAGCCGTCCCGGCTCGGCCGAGCTCCTCGAGGAGGCTCTCGCGGTGGTGCCGCCCGAGGCGGTCGCCGACGGCGATCCGCTGCGTCCGCACCTGCTCACCGAGCTCGCTGCGCGCTTCATGATCGCGGCGCGGTATGACGAGGCGATCGCGATGGCCGGGCAGGCGATCGCGGAGGCCGACCACGCTCCGGCGTCGCTGCAGAGCGTCGCGCACAACATCCTCGGCAGCTCGCTGACCGCGGCGGGGCGGGTGGAGGAGGGACTCGCCGAGCTCGACATCGCCGGCCGGCTCGCCGACGGCGACGCCAGCGCCCTGCTGCGGCACGCGGTCAACGCCTCGGACGCACTCAACAGCGTCGGCCGCTACGAGGACGCGGTCCGCATCGCCGAGGCCGGCGCCCGCGAGGCGCGGCGTCGCGGCGTCGAGCGCACGTCTGGCGTCATGCTCTCCTCCAACACGGCGGAGCCGCTGCTCGCCCTCGGCCGGCTCGACCGCTCCGCGGAGCTGCTCGACGCCGCGCTCGCGCTCGACGCCCCGCCCAGTTTCCGCGCGCAGTTGCAGCGCAACAAGCTCTGGCTGACGCTCTGGCGCGGCGACGTCGACCGGGCGGAGGAGCTGCTGCGTCGCTGGCGCGGGTCGCTGCGCATCCTCGGCGAGCTCGAGATGCAGGCGCGGCTGAGCATCGCCCGCATCACGGGAGAGATCGCCCTCGCCCGCGGCGACGCCGAGCAGGCGTGGCGCGAGGCCGGCGGCATCGGGTCGGAGCCGTTCGCGACGATCCCGGGCTACGACCTCCCGGTGCTCGCCGTGGCCGCGCGGTCGCTGGCCGAGCGTGCGGTCGCGCGGCGGGCTGCCGGCGCGGCCGGAGACCTCGATGCCGCCGACGCACTCGACGTGAGCGCGGAGGCGCTGCGGCTGGAGACGGTGCTCGCCGCCCTCGGCGACTGGCCGACGTTCCCGATCTGGGCCCCGCTGGTCGAAGCCGAGCTGGCGTCCGCCCGCGCCGTGGCCGCGGCCTCCGACACCGACCACGAGCGCCGGCTGGCCCTGGCCGTCGAGGCATGGTCGTCAGCGGTCGACGCGTCACGGTCTCCGCTCGCTCCCGCCCACCTCCACCCGTACGTGCTGCTGCGCGCCGCCCGCGCCGCTCTTGCCGCCGGCGACAGACCCGCGGCCGAGCGTCTCGCGGCGGCCTCTCGCGAGGAGGCCGACCGCTTCGGCTTCGGACTGATCGCGTCCGCCGCGGCCGGACTGGTGGCCCACCGCGGCACTCGCGCGGTCGCCGGAGCGGCCGGGGCCGCCGGTGCCCCGCTGACGGAGCGCGAGGAGCAGGTGCTCGCCCTCATCGAGCAGGGCCTCAGCAACAAGCAGATCGGCGAACGCCTCTTCATCAGCGCCAAGACGGCCAGCGTGCACGTCTCGAGCATCCTCCGCAAGGTCGGCGCCTCGACCCGCACGGAGGCCGTGTACCGGGCGGCGCGCGCGTCGCGGTGA
- a CDS encoding Clp protease N-terminal domain-containing protein, with translation MSDATAPEPEPESSQPGSHQGDLPAPVRGQRLSRAFRALVVAAIDEARGRNASLVEAEHLLLALTADPGSPVGPVLRHAGLDRERVEAALRAERAAGLRAAGVEPVPEERLAASPRVGRPRWGTSAREVLVRAHRISLLRGRAAATTPSDVLAALAGLELGTVPRALELAGIDRSALAEAARAA, from the coding sequence ATGTCTGACGCAACCGCACCCGAGCCCGAGCCGGAGTCCTCGCAGCCCGGCTCCCACCAGGGCGACCTCCCCGCACCCGTCCGCGGGCAGCGTCTGTCCCGCGCCTTCCGTGCGCTCGTCGTCGCCGCCATCGACGAGGCCCGCGGGCGCAACGCCTCCCTCGTGGAGGCCGAGCACCTGCTCCTGGCCCTCACGGCCGACCCCGGTTCTCCGGTGGGACCCGTGCTCCGGCACGCCGGCCTGGACCGGGAACGGGTGGAGGCGGCTCTGCGTGCCGAGCGCGCCGCCGGTCTGCGCGCGGCCGGCGTGGAGCCGGTGCCGGAGGAGCGCCTCGCCGCCTCCCCGCGCGTCGGCCGCCCGCGCTGGGGGACCTCGGCCCGGGAGGTGCTGGTCAGAGCCCACCGGATCAGCCTGCTCCGCGGCCGCGCCGCCGCCACCACGCCCTCCGACGTCCTCGCCGCCCTCGCGGGTCTGGAGCTCGGCACCGTGCCGCGCGCCCTGGAGCTCGCGGGCATCGACCGCTCGGCGCTCGCCGAGGCGGCGCGGGCGGCCTGA
- a CDS encoding glutathione peroxidase — protein sequence MTLMDIPFHTIDGAETSLAQYAGTVVLVVNVASRCGLAPQYEKLEQLQETYGSRGFTVIGFPSNQFLQELKTTDAIKEYCSTTWGVTFPMMEKVRLNGRNAHPLYAELTTHPDVEGKAGRVTWNFEKFLLTPDGAVHRFRPTTEPDDPRIVGLIEESLPAAA from the coding sequence ATGACCCTGATGGACATCCCGTTCCACACCATCGACGGCGCCGAGACCTCGCTGGCCCAGTACGCCGGCACGGTGGTCCTCGTCGTGAACGTCGCGAGCCGCTGCGGGCTCGCGCCGCAGTACGAGAAGCTCGAGCAGCTGCAGGAGACCTACGGCTCGCGCGGTTTCACCGTGATCGGCTTCCCGAGCAACCAGTTCCTGCAGGAGCTTAAGACGACCGACGCCATCAAGGAGTACTGCTCCACGACGTGGGGCGTGACCTTCCCGATGATGGAGAAGGTGCGGCTCAACGGTCGCAATGCCCATCCGCTGTACGCCGAGCTCACCACGCACCCGGACGTGGAGGGCAAGGCCGGGCGGGTCACCTGGAACTTCGAGAAGTTCCTGCTCACGCCGGACGGCGCGGTGCACCGGTTCCGGCCCACGACCGAGCCGGACGACCCTCGGATCGTCGGCCTGATCGAGGAGTCGCTGCCCGCGGCGGCGTAG
- a CDS encoding helix-turn-helix domain-containing protein — protein MTPITPAPAPLGGVADGLAAVVALRELADRLEDAEVERALRDGWSWSQIADALGVTRQAVHKKHLRRVAAAGVELRRRNV, from the coding sequence ATGACCCCCATCACCCCCGCTCCTGCTCCGCTCGGCGGTGTCGCAGACGGTCTCGCGGCCGTCGTCGCGCTGCGCGAGCTCGCCGACCGCCTGGAGGACGCCGAGGTCGAGCGCGCCCTCCGCGACGGCTGGAGCTGGAGCCAGATCGCCGACGCCCTCGGTGTCACCCGGCAGGCGGTGCATAAGAAGCACCTGCGCCGGGTGGCCGCCGCCGGCGTCGAATTGAGGAGACGCAATGTCTGA
- a CDS encoding ATP-binding cassette domain-containing protein, whose amino-acid sequence MTRSSEWAVEAHGLVKVFGDNRAVDGVDLSVRAGTVYGVLGPNGAGKTTTISMLATLLRPDAGEAFVFGHDIRREQQVVRQLIGVTAQFASVDETLSATENLVIFSRLLGLGRAEAKRKSAELLEEFGLSEAAKRPLKKFSGGMRRRLDLAASLIAQPPLIFLDEPTTGLDPRTRAQMWDTIRRLVSTGSTVLLTTQYLDEADQLADRIAVIDRGRVVAEGTGDELKASVGESSLQLRLTDSADLEDARRAILSVLGVEGVVSPEGSRITAPMRDADAVTDLFVTLREAGIHLSEMSVQKPTLDEVFLTLTGHGAEDQSAGEPGEDTAKNAEKVDA is encoded by the coding sequence ATGACTCGCAGCTCCGAGTGGGCGGTCGAAGCCCACGGGCTCGTCAAGGTCTTCGGCGACAACCGCGCGGTCGACGGCGTGGACCTCAGCGTCCGCGCCGGAACCGTCTACGGCGTGCTCGGCCCGAACGGCGCCGGCAAGACCACCACCATCTCCATGCTCGCCACCCTGCTGCGCCCCGACGCGGGCGAGGCCTTCGTCTTCGGCCACGACATCCGGCGCGAGCAGCAGGTCGTCCGCCAGCTGATCGGCGTCACCGCGCAGTTCGCGTCGGTCGACGAGACGCTGTCGGCGACCGAGAACCTCGTCATCTTCTCGCGCCTGCTCGGCCTCGGCCGGGCGGAGGCCAAGCGCAAGTCCGCGGAGCTCCTCGAGGAGTTCGGGCTGTCGGAGGCCGCCAAGCGTCCGCTGAAGAAGTTCTCCGGCGGCATGCGCAGACGGCTCGACCTCGCGGCCAGCCTGATCGCGCAGCCGCCGCTCATCTTCCTCGACGAGCCGACCACGGGCCTCGACCCGCGCACCCGTGCCCAGATGTGGGACACCATCCGGAGGCTCGTCTCCACCGGCTCCACGGTGCTGCTCACGACGCAGTACCTCGACGAGGCGGACCAGCTCGCCGACCGCATCGCGGTGATCGACCGCGGTCGCGTGGTGGCCGAGGGCACCGGCGACGAGCTGAAGGCGTCCGTGGGCGAGTCGTCGCTGCAGCTGCGCCTCACCGACTCGGCCGACCTCGAGGACGCCCGGCGCGCCATCCTGAGCGTGCTCGGCGTGGAGGGCGTGGTCTCGCCGGAGGGGTCGCGCATCACCGCGCCGATGCGCGACGCCGACGCGGTGACGGACCTGTTCGTCACCTTGCGCGAGGCCGGGATCCACCTGAGCGAGATGTCGGTCCAGAAGCCGACGCTCGACGAGGTCTTCCTCACCCTCACCGGTCACGGAGCCGAGGACCAGAGCGCCGGCGAGCCCGGCGAGGACACCGCGAAGAACGCAGAGAAGGTCGACGCATGA
- a CDS encoding WapI family immunity protein, protein MILRDAEGGRTVELRPTGYDADDRVLVEATVEDAGHRWELAEPCLRADEADELAGWLDGLATGAPAAAQGGVEIAADEYTAAAAPARETDGGAPGDTTDDGGWSSLAFSGGVLSLSGRRTGDDRVELRIAILGMRTSATGTTDVVVGLDLAADEARAAARDLALELAALPRG, encoded by the coding sequence GTGATCCTGCGCGACGCGGAGGGCGGCCGCACCGTCGAGCTGCGGCCGACCGGCTACGACGCCGACGACCGGGTGCTGGTCGAGGCGACGGTGGAGGATGCCGGCCACCGCTGGGAGCTGGCCGAGCCGTGCCTGCGCGCCGATGAGGCCGACGAGCTGGCCGGCTGGCTCGACGGCCTCGCGACCGGAGCCCCGGCGGCCGCGCAGGGCGGGGTGGAGATCGCGGCGGACGAGTACACCGCCGCAGCGGCGCCCGCTCGGGAGACGGACGGCGGCGCACCAGGCGACACCACCGACGACGGCGGCTGGTCCTCCCTCGCCTTCAGCGGCGGCGTGCTGTCCCTGAGCGGCCGGCGCACGGGCGACGACCGGGTGGAGCTGCGCATCGCCATCCTCGGGATGCGCACCTCCGCCACCGGCACCACCGACGTCGTGGTCGGGCTGGACCTCGCCGCGGACGAGGCGCGCGCCGCCGCCCGCGACCTGGCGCTGGAGCTGGCGGCGCTGCCGCGCGGCTGA
- a CDS encoding L-serine ammonia-lyase has product MTAYVSAFDLFSIGIGPSSSHTVGPMRAGRAFAERLRDQGLLDRVDQVTCTLYGSLGSTGIGHGTPDAVVAGLSGLAPETCWPEQVRGAWADIDPAAGRSLPLAGERPLPFAKDDIAFEPRTRLPGHPNALTLRAWGRSPDGVREALPLAEETFYSIGGGFIRREGEEADLAARAPHPLPYDSAAELLAICERLGIPICEVARRNEEALHGADATRDRLDLIWEAMAECVARGLAGDGTLPGGLGVKRRAAMMREHLESVQDEPGRATALEWLHAFALAVNEENASGGRVVTAPTNGAAGIVPAVAHYYLRFVPGASAEGIRQYLLTATAIGSLFKANASISGAEGGCQAEVGSACAMAAGALCAVLGGTPRQVENAAEIAMEHHLGLTCDPVGGLVQIPCIERNAIASSTAVSAARLALHGDGSHLVSLDTVIETMRQTGLDMSTKYKETSEGGLAVNVIEC; this is encoded by the coding sequence GTGACAGCGTACGTCTCGGCCTTCGACCTCTTCTCGATCGGCATCGGCCCCTCGAGCTCGCACACGGTCGGGCCGATGCGGGCGGGGCGCGCGTTCGCCGAGCGGCTGCGCGACCAGGGTCTGCTCGACCGCGTCGACCAGGTGACCTGCACGCTGTACGGCTCGCTGGGCTCCACCGGCATCGGTCACGGCACGCCCGACGCCGTCGTCGCCGGACTCTCCGGGCTGGCTCCCGAGACCTGCTGGCCCGAGCAGGTGCGCGGCGCGTGGGCCGACATCGACCCCGCCGCCGGGCGCAGCCTCCCTCTCGCCGGGGAGCGCCCGCTGCCGTTCGCGAAGGACGACATCGCCTTCGAACCGCGCACGCGTCTCCCCGGTCACCCGAACGCCCTCACCCTGCGGGCCTGGGGCCGCTCGCCCGACGGGGTGCGGGAGGCGCTCCCGCTGGCCGAAGAGACCTTCTACTCGATCGGCGGCGGCTTCATCCGGCGCGAGGGCGAGGAGGCCGACCTCGCGGCCCGCGCACCGCATCCGCTCCCCTACGACTCGGCGGCCGAGCTGCTGGCGATCTGCGAGCGGCTCGGCATCCCGATCTGCGAGGTCGCCCGCCGCAACGAGGAGGCGCTGCACGGAGCGGACGCCACCCGCGACCGACTCGACCTCATCTGGGAGGCGATGGCCGAGTGCGTCGCCCGCGGGCTCGCCGGCGACGGCACCCTCCCCGGCGGGCTCGGTGTGAAGCGGCGGGCCGCGATGATGCGCGAGCACCTCGAGAGCGTGCAGGACGAGCCCGGCCGCGCCACCGCGCTGGAGTGGCTGCACGCCTTCGCGCTCGCCGTCAACGAGGAGAACGCGTCCGGCGGGCGCGTCGTCACCGCGCCGACCAACGGCGCGGCCGGGATCGTCCCGGCCGTCGCCCACTACTACCTGCGCTTCGTGCCCGGCGCCTCCGCCGAGGGCATCCGGCAGTATCTGCTGACCGCCACCGCGATCGGCTCGCTGTTCAAGGCCAACGCCTCCATCTCGGGCGCGGAGGGAGGCTGTCAGGCCGAGGTCGGGTCCGCCTGTGCGATGGCGGCGGGCGCCCTGTGCGCGGTCCTGGGCGGTACTCCCCGGCAGGTGGAGAACGCGGCGGAGATCGCGATGGAGCACCACCTCGGCCTGACCTGCGACCCGGTCGGCGGCCTCGTGCAGATCCCGTGCATCGAGCGGAACGCGATCGCCTCCTCCACCGCCGTGTCCGCCGCCCGGCTGGCCCTGCACGGCGACGGCTCGCACCTCGTCTCGCTCGACACCGTGATCGAGACGATGCGCCAGACGGGCCTCGACATGTCGACGAAGTACAAGGAGACGAGCGAGGGCGGCCTCGCCGTCAACGTCATCGAGTGCTGA
- a CDS encoding metallophosphoesterase family protein, translated as MISDTHVPKRARELPAQVLAAIDVADVVIHAGDWVDVATLDLLEARARRLIGVWGNNDGPELRRRLPEVAHAELGGLRFAVVHETGQAAGREARAERDHPDADVLVFGHSHIPWDTVSPRGLRLLNPGSPTDRRRQPECTYLTAVVREGRLDDVTLVPVPRTP; from the coding sequence ATGATCTCCGACACCCATGTGCCGAAACGCGCCAGGGAGCTGCCCGCGCAGGTGCTCGCGGCGATCGACGTTGCCGACGTGGTCATCCACGCGGGCGACTGGGTCGACGTCGCGACGCTCGACCTGCTGGAGGCCCGCGCCCGGCGGCTCATCGGCGTCTGGGGCAACAACGACGGCCCTGAGCTGCGCCGCCGGCTGCCGGAGGTGGCGCACGCCGAGCTGGGCGGCCTCCGCTTCGCCGTCGTGCACGAGACCGGCCAGGCGGCGGGGAGGGAGGCGCGGGCCGAGCGCGACCACCCCGACGCCGACGTGCTGGTGTTCGGACACTCGCACATCCCCTGGGACACCGTCTCGCCGCGCGGACTGCGCCTGCTGAACCCCGGCTCCCCCACCGACCGCCGGCGGCAGCCGGAGTGCACCTACTTGACGGCGGTGGTGCGGGAGGGGCGCCTTGACGACGTCACCCTGGTCCCGGTGCCGCGAACCCCCTGA
- a CDS encoding aldo/keto reductase — protein sequence MELRTLGSSGTIVSEYALGTMTFGAEADEQTSHAILERYLDAGGNLVDTADVYSAGVSETIIGRWLARNHGRRDGIVIATKGRFPMGAGPNDLGLSRTHLRAALDASLRRLGVDHIDLYQLHAWDALTPLEETLRFLDDAVAAGKISYYGFSNYLGWQLTKAVGVAAAHNWAPPVTLQPQYSLLVRGIEHEVVPAALDAGVGLLPWSPLAGGWLSGKYSRDESPTGATRLGENPTRGMEAWEARNADEHTWRVVDAVREVADELGSTPSRVALAWLADRPAVTSVILGARTVEQLEDNLAAADLDLPDDLRTRLDDVSTPRAEVYPYGEQAVAQRHRKREGGR from the coding sequence ATGGAGCTACGCACCCTCGGAAGCAGCGGAACGATCGTCTCGGAGTACGCCCTCGGGACCATGACCTTCGGCGCGGAGGCCGACGAGCAGACCTCGCACGCCATCCTCGAGCGCTACCTCGACGCCGGCGGGAACCTGGTCGACACGGCCGACGTCTACTCGGCCGGCGTCTCGGAGACCATCATCGGCCGGTGGCTGGCGCGCAACCACGGCCGCCGCGACGGCATCGTGATCGCTACGAAGGGCCGGTTCCCGATGGGGGCGGGGCCGAACGATCTGGGCCTCTCGCGCACGCATCTTCGTGCGGCGCTCGACGCCTCCCTCCGCCGGCTCGGCGTCGACCACATCGACCTGTACCAGCTGCACGCCTGGGACGCGCTGACCCCGCTGGAGGAGACCCTCCGCTTCCTCGACGACGCCGTCGCCGCCGGGAAGATCTCGTACTACGGCTTCTCGAACTATCTCGGCTGGCAGCTGACCAAGGCCGTCGGCGTCGCCGCCGCGCACAACTGGGCGCCGCCGGTCACGCTGCAGCCGCAGTACAGCCTCCTGGTGCGCGGCATCGAGCACGAGGTCGTGCCGGCCGCGCTCGATGCGGGCGTGGGACTGCTGCCGTGGTCGCCGCTCGCGGGCGGCTGGCTGAGCGGCAAGTACAGCCGCGACGAGTCTCCCACCGGCGCGACCCGGCTCGGCGAGAACCCCACCCGCGGCATGGAGGCGTGGGAGGCGCGCAACGCCGACGAGCACACCTGGCGCGTGGTCGACGCGGTGCGCGAGGTCGCCGACGAGCTCGGGAGCACGCCGTCGCGGGTCGCGCTGGCCTGGCTGGCGGACCGTCCCGCTGTCACCTCCGTGATCCTCGGCGCCCGCACGGTCGAGCAGCTGGAGGACAACCTCGCCGCCGCAGACCTCGACCTGCCAGACGACCTGCGCACGCGCCTCGACGACGTCAGCACCCCCCGCGCCGAGGTGTACCCGTACGGCGAGCAGGCGGTCGCGCAGCGGCACCGCAAGCGCGAGGGCGGGAGGTAG
- a CDS encoding NADPH-dependent FMN reductase, whose translation MATINELQPPYKVGYFVGSMSAASINRTLSKALLRLAPQDLVFTEIRIGDLPLYNRDYDGNYPKVARDYKASIAAQDALLFVTPEYNRSLPGALKNAIDWASRPYGENVIARKACAVIGASPGAIGTAVAQQQLRSVLSFLQAPQMNAPEAYIQARPGLFEPDGTVTDEGTEAFLRGFMGSFFEFIERVLTVVPAPR comes from the coding sequence ATGGCAACGATCAACGAGCTCCAGCCGCCGTACAAGGTCGGCTACTTCGTCGGCAGCATGTCGGCCGCGTCCATCAACCGGACCCTGTCGAAGGCGCTGCTCCGGCTCGCCCCGCAGGATCTCGTGTTCACCGAGATCCGCATCGGCGACCTCCCGCTCTACAACCGCGACTACGACGGCAACTACCCGAAGGTGGCGCGCGACTACAAGGCGTCGATCGCGGCGCAGGACGCCCTGCTCTTCGTCACCCCCGAGTACAACCGCTCCCTCCCCGGCGCGCTGAAGAACGCGATCGACTGGGCGAGCCGCCCCTACGGCGAGAACGTGATCGCCCGCAAGGCGTGCGCGGTGATCGGCGCCTCCCCCGGCGCCATCGGCACGGCCGTCGCGCAGCAGCAGCTGCGCAGCGTGCTGAGCTTCCTGCAGGCGCCGCAGATGAACGCCCCGGAGGCCTACATCCAGGCGCGGCCGGGGCTGTTCGAACCGGACGGGACCGTCACCGACGAGGGGACGGAGGCCTTCCTGCGCGGCTTCATGGGCTCGTTCTTCGAGTTCATCGAGCGCGTGCTCACGGTCGTGCCGGCGCCCCGGTGA
- a CDS encoding TraR/DksA family transcriptional regulator yields MHTDGIDTGAIRAGEVAGALIERDALDAELSPGGLTERELAEFAELIEQRRHDDIAEAERLAESLGVLLASRSESTADDEHDPEGPTLSSEWSRLQALRVDATQDLTAVDAARQRLEHGTYGVCTRCARPIGVDRLRARPTAELCISCAIAVER; encoded by the coding sequence ATGCACACCGACGGAATCGACACGGGGGCGATCAGGGCCGGCGAGGTCGCCGGCGCACTGATCGAGAGGGATGCGCTCGACGCCGAGCTGTCACCCGGCGGGCTGACCGAGCGCGAGCTCGCCGAGTTCGCTGAACTGATCGAACAGCGCCGCCATGACGACATCGCCGAGGCGGAACGGCTGGCGGAGTCGCTGGGCGTGCTGCTCGCGTCGCGGTCGGAGTCGACCGCCGACGACGAGCACGACCCGGAGGGCCCGACGTTGTCGTCGGAGTGGAGCCGCCTCCAGGCGCTCCGCGTCGACGCCACCCAGGATCTGACGGCCGTCGACGCGGCACGCCAGCGCCTCGAACACGGCACCTACGGGGTGTGCACCCGCTGCGCCCGCCCGATCGGCGTCGACCGGCTGCGCGCCCGCCCGACCGCGGAGCTGTGCATCAGCTGCGCGATCGCCGTCGAGCGGTGA
- a CDS encoding ABC transporter permease: MSAIATITPPAERNLKNHVSVSQTLANTVTMAYRGLLKIKRTPEQLFDVTLQPIIFTLMFAYIFGGAIAGNVQSYLPQLIPGILVQTVITTSVVTGVQLREDMDKGVFDRFKSLPIARIAPLSGALLADTLRYTIATTITFVVGFLMGYRPGGGILGVVAAGLLVIVSSWAISWIFAFFGVIARTAGSVQGISFLVLFPLTFLSNAYVPLDTLPGWLRWFATINPVSHLVTAVRELANHGTFGADAWLALLGAAVIVAVFAPLTVRAYMRKA, from the coding sequence ATGAGCGCCATCGCCACCATCACCCCGCCCGCCGAGCGGAACCTCAAGAACCACGTCAGCGTCAGCCAGACGCTCGCCAACACGGTCACCATGGCCTACCGCGGCCTGCTGAAGATCAAGCGGACGCCCGAGCAGCTGTTCGACGTCACGCTGCAGCCGATCATCTTCACGTTGATGTTCGCCTACATCTTCGGCGGCGCGATCGCCGGGAACGTCCAGTCGTACCTGCCGCAGCTGATCCCCGGCATCCTCGTGCAGACCGTCATCACGACCTCCGTCGTCACCGGCGTGCAGCTGCGCGAGGACATGGACAAGGGCGTGTTCGACCGCTTCAAGTCGCTGCCGATCGCCCGCATCGCGCCGCTCTCGGGCGCGCTGCTGGCCGATACCCTGCGCTACACGATCGCCACGACGATCACCTTCGTCGTCGGTTTCCTGATGGGCTACCGCCCGGGTGGGGGCATCCTCGGGGTCGTCGCCGCCGGATTGCTCGTGATCGTCAGCTCGTGGGCGATCAGCTGGATCTTCGCCTTCTTCGGCGTCATCGCGCGCACGGCCGGGTCGGTGCAGGGCATCTCGTTCCTGGTGCTGTTCCCGCTGACGTTCCTCTCGAACGCCTACGTGCCGCTCGACACCCTTCCCGGCTGGCTGCGCTGGTTCGCGACCATCAATCCGGTGTCGCACCTGGTCACCGCGGTGCGCGAGCTGGCCAACCACGGCACGTTCGGCGCCGACGCCTGGCTGGCGCTCCTCGGCGCCGCCGTGATCGTCGCGGTGTTCGCGCCGCTGACGGTCCGCGCCTACATGCGTAAGGCGTAA